Genomic DNA from Pseudanabaena sp. ABRG5-3:
GTATTTGTACCAACTTTTTAAAGCGATCGCATTTAACTAGTTATCCAAAAAGAGAGTCCATGCAAAGCATGGACTCTCTTTTTGGGTAAAAATACAATCCTTAGATAACCTAATAATTAGCATTACACAGAATTGTAATCTGGAAGACATATGTTTGCCATACACCTATGGCAGACTCATAAAATAATCTACGCTAAACCAGTCAGGTAACGAGGGTTTAGATTTCAAATTCTCATGGACTCTAAATCCTTTTCATAAAAGCTTTTCCCAATAACTAAATTTTTCTTAGTAAGCAACTTTCCATAACTGAATATGAAATACAACAAACTTGGCGATAGCGATTTACAGGTTTCGGAAATTACCCTCGGTACGATGACTTGGGGAAATCAGAACACGATCACTGAAGCTCACGAACAATTAGATTATGCTTTTGATAATGGTGTGAACTTCCTTGATGCGGCGGAAATGTATCCCGTGCCAGTCCAAGAAAAGACCCAAGGTTTAACCGAAAGCTATATCGGTGAATGGCTAGCCAAGCGCCAACGCGATAAAGTCATCGTAGCAACCAAAATCGCGGGACCTGGGCGCGGATTTGCATGGCTCCGCAGTGGTGTGCAGAAAATCGATCGCCAAAACATCGAGCAAGCCGTTGATGACAGCCTGAAACGTTTGCAAACCGATTACATCGACCTCTATCAAATTCACTGGCCTGATCGCTATGTGCCTCGTTTTGGAGAAACAGTTTATGACGTTACCAAAGAACATGAAACTGTTCCCATTTCTGAGCAACTTGCCGTATTTGATGACCTGATAAAGGCAGGTAAGATTCGCCATATTGGAGTCAGTAATGAGACTCCTTGGGGACTTGCCAAGTTTAGCCATGTCGCTAAAAAGAAGGGATTACCAAAGATTATTTCGATCCAGAATGCTTACAGCTTGCTGAATCGCGCCTTTGATGGGGCTTTAGCCGAGGCTTCCCATCATACGAATGTACCACTGCTTGCTTACAGCCCTCTCGCCTTCGGGTTACTGACTGGGAAATATCTCCATGACAACCCGCCAAAAGCACGTCTCAATGCCTTTGCAGGATTTGGCGATCGCTACCGCAAACCCAACGTGACCAATGCTGTAGCCGCCTATGTGGAAATTGCC
This window encodes:
- a CDS encoding aldo/keto reductase; protein product: MKYNKLGDSDLQVSEITLGTMTWGNQNTITEAHEQLDYAFDNGVNFLDAAEMYPVPVQEKTQGLTESYIGEWLAKRQRDKVIVATKIAGPGRGFAWLRSGVQKIDRQNIEQAVDDSLKRLQTDYIDLYQIHWPDRYVPRFGETVYDVTKEHETVPISEQLAVFDDLIKAGKIRHIGVSNETPWGLAKFSHVAKKKGLPKIISIQNAYSLLNRAFDGALAEASHHTNVPLLAYSPLAFGLLTGKYLHDNPPKARLNAFAGFGDRYRKPNVTNAVAAYVEIAKAHNIKPSALALAFVRSRWFVASTIIGATSLDQLKEDLDSINVKLDPAIFAEIENVNSLYPNPAQ